In a single window of the Littorina saxatilis isolate snail1 linkage group LG3, US_GU_Lsax_2.0, whole genome shotgun sequence genome:
- the LOC138963241 gene encoding uncharacterized protein isoform X1 produces MEPVTLIVTGRSLHQSALQYKPKGRMKNGVWYPIPRSAPPQLLRHRKRTAPSSAASTRSMRVASAHSVMTSQQPQQLSVNDVYKMAERTRMRTSMESRQMMLERTQKMVRNDSGMSRPETGWSRGYSESRGPRVGSTPGHVIIKRTLKENEDSGDDTDNGPGFISNVEISLKPRTASAGAWSSGIITSAHHHNRLGSAVTTVSSYVSSYVSSYVSSYVSSYVGSELSCASPRPEEPEARKMSVARQCCEVMGPGVCRDCRKLRVRMMDRERMEADFPRLRVSEKNVTTSAILMRILPDMTQAEIQDKIARGEIARDGLMFPRRRRRNSDDSDDDKENDNKLRHNGLHPAQDDDNDSDGSDDRDSRGTSETFITQAPVIPQIKLPRSAPASKMSTNPLYLLAKLKMKMGCEASTPLFFMDLRHMNSKIFQGRVGKSSKAPKEEPGKREGQLNVPGNPTYPAFVSPRKSKMMEEPAYKASFQPPLLAKHKQISNPSFFAGSDDPYSLPDRLPDVIEFADGKMAITDPSAALRSESSMSFA; encoded by the exons ATGGAACCTGTGACACTGATCGTGACGGGACGCAGTCTGCATCAGTCAGCCTTGCAGTACAAACCCAAGGGCAGGATGAAAAACGGGGTGTGGTACCCGATACCCAGGAGTGCTCCTCCCCAG CTCTTGCGACACAGAAAAAGAACAGCTCCTTCCAGTGCCGCCTCCACCAGGAGCATGCGCGTTGCGTCTGCGCACTCCGTCATGACTTCCCAGCAGCCTCAGCAGCTCAGCGTCAATGACGTGTACAAGATGGCCGAGCGCACGCGCATGCGCACGTCGATGGAGTCACGTCAAATGATGCTGGAACGCACCCAGAAGATGGTTCGCAACGACTCTGGCATGTCTCGTCCTGAGACAGGATGGAGCCGGGGCTATAGTGAG AGCCGTGGTCCGCGTGTGGGAAGCACGCCGGGTCACGTGATCATCAAGAGGACACTGAAGGAAAACGAGGACTCTGGCGACGACACCGACAACGGGCCAGGTTTCATCAGCAACGTGGAGATCTCCCTCAAGCCCCGCACCGCCTCCGCCGGCGCCTGGAGCAGCGGCATCATCACCAGCGCCCACCACCACAACAGGCTGGGGTCCGCCGTGACGACTGTCAGTAGTTACGTCAGTAGTTACGTCAGTAGTTACGTCAGTAGTTACGTCAGTAGTTACGTCGGCTCCGAACTGAGCTGTGCGTCTCCGCGTCCGGAGGAACCAG AAGCCCGCAAGATGAGCGTGGCGCGACAGTGCTGTGAGGTGATGGGGCCCGGGGTATGCCGGGATTGCCGCAAGCTGCGCGTGCGCATGATGGACCGGGAGCGGATGGAGGCCGACTTCCCGCGCCTGCGCGTCAGCGAGAAGAACGTCACCACCTCCGCCATACTCATGCGCATCTTACCGGATATGACGCAGGCGGAAATCCAGGACAAGATCGCACGAGGAGAAATAGCCAGGGACGGTCTGATGTTCccgcgtcgtcgtcgtcgaaaCAGCGATGACTCTGACGACGACAAGGAAAACGACAACAAACTACGTCACAACGGACTTCACCCTGCACAGGATGACGACAACGATTCTGACGGAAGTGACGACAGGGACTCTAGGGGAACCTCCGAAACCTTCATCACGCAAGCGCCTGTAATCCCCCAGATCAAACTTCCTAGATCTGCTCCTGCATCCAAAATGTCCACAAACCCTTTGTACCTGTTGGCAAAGCTAAAAATGAAGATGGGATGTGAGGCCAGCACTCCTCTGTTCTTTATGGACCTAAGGCACATGAACTCCAAGATCTTTCAAGGTCGGGTGGGCAAGAGCTCGAAGGCACCCAAAGAGGAGccggggaagagagagggacaaCTGAATGTACCCGGTAACCCCACGTACCCGGCTTTTGTCAGTCCCAGGAAGAGCAAAATGATGGAGGAGCCAGCTTACAAAGCGTCCTTTCAACCACCACTGCTTGCCAAACACAAACAG ATCTCCAACCCTTCCTTCTTCGCCGGGTCCGACGATCCTTACTCCTTGCCGGACCGTCTGCCGGACGTGATCGAGTTCGCGGACGGCAAGATGGCCATTACTGACCCCAGCGCTGCCCTGCGGTCAGAGTCCTCTATGTCCTTCGCGTGA
- the LOC138963241 gene encoding uncharacterized protein isoform X2 — protein sequence MRVASAHSVMTSQQPQQLSVNDVYKMAERTRMRTSMESRQMMLERTQKMVRNDSGMSRPETGWSRGYSESRGPRVGSTPGHVIIKRTLKENEDSGDDTDNGPGFISNVEISLKPRTASAGAWSSGIITSAHHHNRLGSAVTTVSSYVSSYVSSYVSSYVSSYVGSELSCASPRPEEPEARKMSVARQCCEVMGPGVCRDCRKLRVRMMDRERMEADFPRLRVSEKNVTTSAILMRILPDMTQAEIQDKIARGEIARDGLMFPRRRRRNSDDSDDDKENDNKLRHNGLHPAQDDDNDSDGSDDRDSRGTSETFITQAPVIPQIKLPRSAPASKMSTNPLYLLAKLKMKMGCEASTPLFFMDLRHMNSKIFQGRVGKSSKAPKEEPGKREGQLNVPGNPTYPAFVSPRKSKMMEEPAYKASFQPPLLAKHKQISNPSFFAGSDDPYSLPDRLPDVIEFADGKMAITDPSAALRSESSMSFA from the exons ATGCGCGTTGCGTCTGCGCACTCCGTCATGACTTCCCAGCAGCCTCAGCAGCTCAGCGTCAATGACGTGTACAAGATGGCCGAGCGCACGCGCATGCGCACGTCGATGGAGTCACGTCAAATGATGCTGGAACGCACCCAGAAGATGGTTCGCAACGACTCTGGCATGTCTCGTCCTGAGACAGGATGGAGCCGGGGCTATAGTGAG AGCCGTGGTCCGCGTGTGGGAAGCACGCCGGGTCACGTGATCATCAAGAGGACACTGAAGGAAAACGAGGACTCTGGCGACGACACCGACAACGGGCCAGGTTTCATCAGCAACGTGGAGATCTCCCTCAAGCCCCGCACCGCCTCCGCCGGCGCCTGGAGCAGCGGCATCATCACCAGCGCCCACCACCACAACAGGCTGGGGTCCGCCGTGACGACTGTCAGTAGTTACGTCAGTAGTTACGTCAGTAGTTACGTCAGTAGTTACGTCAGTAGTTACGTCGGCTCCGAACTGAGCTGTGCGTCTCCGCGTCCGGAGGAACCAG AAGCCCGCAAGATGAGCGTGGCGCGACAGTGCTGTGAGGTGATGGGGCCCGGGGTATGCCGGGATTGCCGCAAGCTGCGCGTGCGCATGATGGACCGGGAGCGGATGGAGGCCGACTTCCCGCGCCTGCGCGTCAGCGAGAAGAACGTCACCACCTCCGCCATACTCATGCGCATCTTACCGGATATGACGCAGGCGGAAATCCAGGACAAGATCGCACGAGGAGAAATAGCCAGGGACGGTCTGATGTTCccgcgtcgtcgtcgtcgaaaCAGCGATGACTCTGACGACGACAAGGAAAACGACAACAAACTACGTCACAACGGACTTCACCCTGCACAGGATGACGACAACGATTCTGACGGAAGTGACGACAGGGACTCTAGGGGAACCTCCGAAACCTTCATCACGCAAGCGCCTGTAATCCCCCAGATCAAACTTCCTAGATCTGCTCCTGCATCCAAAATGTCCACAAACCCTTTGTACCTGTTGGCAAAGCTAAAAATGAAGATGGGATGTGAGGCCAGCACTCCTCTGTTCTTTATGGACCTAAGGCACATGAACTCCAAGATCTTTCAAGGTCGGGTGGGCAAGAGCTCGAAGGCACCCAAAGAGGAGccggggaagagagagggacaaCTGAATGTACCCGGTAACCCCACGTACCCGGCTTTTGTCAGTCCCAGGAAGAGCAAAATGATGGAGGAGCCAGCTTACAAAGCGTCCTTTCAACCACCACTGCTTGCCAAACACAAACAG ATCTCCAACCCTTCCTTCTTCGCCGGGTCCGACGATCCTTACTCCTTGCCGGACCGTCTGCCGGACGTGATCGAGTTCGCGGACGGCAAGATGGCCATTACTGACCCCAGCGCTGCCCTGCGGTCAGAGTCCTCTATGTCCTTCGCGTGA